From Anas acuta chromosome 20, bAnaAcu1.1, whole genome shotgun sequence, a single genomic window includes:
- the RBM18 gene encoding probable RNA-binding protein 18 — protein MVGAGPGPPRAAMEPGRQALPLENASILCEGALQDGHRLWIGNLDPKITEYHLLKLLQKFGKVKQFDFLFHKSGALEGQPRGYCFVNFETKQEAEKAIQCLNGKLALSKKLVVRWAHAQVKRYDHNKNEKILPISLEPSSSTEPPQSNLSVSAKIKAIEAKLKMMAENPDAEYPAAPVYSYFKPPDKKRTTPYSRAAWKSRR, from the exons atGGTGGGGGCCGGTCCCgggccgccccgcgccgccatGGAGCCGGGCCGCCAGGCGCTGCCGCTGGAGAACGCGTCCATCCTGTGCGAGGGAGCCCTGCAGGACGGGCACCGCCTCTGGATCGGGAACCTCGACCCCAAGATCACCGA GTACCACCTCCTCAAGCTCCTCCAGAAGTTTGGCAAAGTGAAGCAGtttgattttctctttcacaaGTCCGGTGCTCTGGAGGGGCAGCCGAGGGGTTACTGCTTTGTGAACTTTGAAACCAAACAG GAAGCAGAAAAGGCGATCCAGTGCCTCAATGGGAAGCTGGCCCTTTCCAAGAAACTGGTGGTGCGGTGGGCACACGCACAAGTCAAG agaTACGAtcataataaaaatgagaagatTCTTCCAATCAGCCTGGAGCCATCTTCCAGCACGGAGCCACCCCAGTCTAACCTAAG TGTCAGCGCAAAAATAAAGGCCATTGAAGCGAAGCTGAAAATGATGGCAGAAAATCCAGATGCCGAATATCCAGCAGCACCTGTTTATTCTTACTTCAAACCACCAGATAAGAAAAGGACTACTCCTTAT
- the MRRF gene encoding ribosome-recycling factor, mitochondrial, with the protein MAMALRCFRHLHSLLYSPLAMMRRLPQAPAGCPALLLEGCRQCVHQVLLTRQLATKKAKGKGQTQAKVNINAALVEDIINLEATNEDMQAVVEALKEDFNKNVSVRTSPGALDHIIVVTKDGKFPLNQLGQISLKSPQLIIVNMTNFPESTAAAMKAIRESGMNLNPEVDGMLIRVPIPKVTREHRESLAKLAKQSTNKSKDALRKVRSKSMNQVKKFKSKVSEDTIWLLEKQIQQMADNAAAEMDKLLAAKTKELLG; encoded by the exons ATGGCCATGGCACTGAGATGCTTTCGGCACCTGCACTCCCTGCTGTATTCGCCGTTGGCCATGATGAGGAGGCTGCCAcaggctcctgcaggctgcccagccctgctgctggagggctgcaggcagtgtgTCCACCAGGTGCTGCTGACCCGGCAGCTGGCCACCAAAAAAG CTAAAGGTAAAGGGCAGACTCAAGCCAAAGTGAATATCAATGCTGCCTTAGTTGAAGATATTATCAATTTGGAGGCAACCAATGAAGACATGCAGGCGGTGGTGGAAGCTCTGAAAGAAGATTTCAACAAAAATGTCAGCGTTAGAACCTCACCAG GGGCCCTTGATCACATAATTGTCGTGACGAAAGATGGGAAGTTTCCGCTGAACCAGCTTGGGCAAATCTCACTGAAGTCACCTCAGCTCATCATAGTCAACATGACCAATTTTCCTGAG agcacagctgcagctatGAAGGCTATAAGAGAGAGTGGAATGAACCTGAACCCAGAAGTGGATGGGATGCTGATTCGGGTGCCGATTCCGAA GGTCACCAGAGAGCACAGGGAGAGCCTGGCCAAGCTTGCCAAACAGTCCACCAACAAATCCAAAGACGCCTTGAGAAAGGTGCGAAGCAAAAGCATGAACCAGGTAAAGAAGTTCAAGAGCAAAGTGTCTGAAGATACCATCTGGCTGCTAGAaaagcag ATCCAGCAAATGGCAGACAACGCTGCAGCAGAGATGGACAAGTTGCTGGCAGCAAAGACCAAGGAGCTGCTTGGATAA
- the PTGS1 gene encoding prostaglandin G/H synthase 1 isoform X1: MGGGCRPRAPPAGLRLLLGPALLLCAAGSAAAAGTGTVNPCCYYPCQHQGVCVRVGLEGYECDCTRTGYFGTNCTSPELWTRLHNLLKPSPAFYHFVLTHFRWFWDIINSTFIRDTLMRLVLTVRANLIPSPPTFNSNYGYISWEAYANVSYYTRILPPVPDDCPTPMGTKGKRQLPDAQLLAERFLLRHKFEADPRGTNLMFAFFAQHFTHQFFKTSGKMGRGFTKALGHGVDLGHLYGDNLQRQHQLRLFRDGKLKFQVVDGEVYPPSVTEAPVHMVYPPAVPKEKQLAMGQEVFGLLPGLCMYATLWLREHNRVCDILKREHPTWSDEQLFQTARLILIGETIKIVIEDYVQHLSGYFLSLKFDPELLFGRQFQYRNRIAVEFNQLYHWHGLMPDSFVIQGEEYSYEQFLYNTSMLLDYGVEALVESFSKQTAGMIGGGQTINANVLKVAVGVIMESRQLRLQPFNEYRKRFGMKPYKSFQELTGEEEKAAELEELYGDIDAMEFYPGLLLEKPQPNGIFGESMVEIGAPFSLKGLLGNPICSPEYWKPSTFGGATGFEIVKTASLEKLVCLNVKRCPYVAFRVPDAAAGGTAGSSRGGGGGPSTEL, encoded by the exons ATGGGCGGTGGGTGCCGGCCCCGGGCCCCCCCGGCCGGGCTGCGGCTTCTGCTCGGCCCCGCGCTGCTGCTCTGCGCCGCCGGGAGCGCCGCGGCcgccggcaccggcaccg TGAACCCGTGTTGCTATTACCCCTGCCAGCACCAAGGGGTGTGTGTGCGGGTTGGCCTGGAAGGCTATGAGTGTGACTGCACGCGGACGGGGTATTTTGGGACTAACTGCACCTCGC CCGAGCTCTGGACGCGCCTCCACAACCTGCTGAAGCCCAGTCCCGCCTTCTACCACTTCGTCCTGACTCACTTCAGGTGGTTTTGGGACATCATCAACAGCACCTTCATCAGGGACACGCTGATGAGGCTCGTGCTCACAG TTCGTGCCAACCtcatccccagcccccccacctTTAACTCCAACTACGGCTACATCAGCTGGGAGGCCTACGCCAACGTCAGCTACTACACCCGCATCCTCCCGCCGGTGCCGGACGACTGCCCCACACCCATGGGGACCAAAG GGAAGCGGCAGCTCCCCGACGCCCAGCTCCTGGCGGAGAGGTTCCTGCTGCGGCACAAGTTCGAAGCCGATCCCCGGGGCACCAACCTGATGTTTGCCTTCTTCGCCCAGCATTTCACCCACCAGTTCTTCAAGACGTCCGGGAAGATGGGGCGAGGCTTCACCAAGGCGCTGGGGCACGGG GTGGACCTGGGGCACTTGTACGGGGACAACCTGCAGCGCCAGCACCAGCTGCGGCTCTTCAGGGACGGGAAGCTCAAATTCCAG GTGGTGGATGGAGAGGTGTACCCCCCCTCGGTCACCGAAGCGCCGGTGCACATGGTGTACCCGCCTGCCGTCCCCAAGGAGAAGCAGCTGGCGATGGGTCAGGAGGTGTTCGGGCTCCTGCCGGGGCTCTGCATGTACGCCACGCTCTGGCTGCGCGAGCACAACCGCGTCTGCGACATCCTGAAGCGGGAGCACCCCACCTGGAGCGACGAGCAGCTCTTCCAGACAGCTCGGCTCATCCTCATCG GGGAGACCATCAAGATCGTCATTGAAGACTACGTGCAGCACCTCAGCGGGTACTTCCTCAGCCTCAAGTTCGACCCCGAGCTGCTGTTCGGGAGGCAGTTCCAGTACCGGAATCGCATCGCGGTGGAGTTCAACCAGCTCTATCACTGGCACGGGCTGATGCCGGACTCCTTCGTCATCCAGGGGGAAGAGTACAGCTACGAGCAGTTTCTCTACAACACCTCCATGCTCCTGGACTATGGCGTGGAGGCCCTGGTGGAGTCCTTTTCCAAGCAGACCGCAGGGATG ATCGGCGGGGGGCAAACCATCAACGCCAACGTCCTGAAAGTGGCCGTCGGGGTCATCATGGAGTCGCGGCAGCTGAGGCTGCAGCCCTTCAATGAGTATCGGAAGAGGTTTGGCATGAAGCCCTACAAATCCTTCCAGGAGCTCACAG gagaggaggagaaggctgcagagctggaggagctctATGGAGACATCGACGCGATGGAGTTTTACCCAGGCTTGCTGCTTGAGAAACCCCAACCCAACGGCATTTTCGGAGAAAGCATGGTGGAGATCGGAGCTCCCTTTTCCCTGAAGGGGCTTCTCGGAAACCCCATCTGCTCCCCGGAGTACTGGAAGCCCAGTACCTTTGGCGGAGCAACTGGCTTTGAGATAGTCAAGACAGCATCCCTGGAGAAGCTGGTGTGCCTCAACGTGAAGAGGTGCCCGTACGTGGCCTTCCGTGTGCCGGACGCCGCGGCAGGAGGCACGGCCGGCAGCAGCCGGGGCGGTGGTGGTGGGCCCTCTACGGAGCTCTAG
- the PTGS1 gene encoding prostaglandin G/H synthase 1 isoform X2, which produces MGGGCRPRAPPAGLRLLLGPALLLCAAGSAAAAGTVNPCCYYPCQHQGVCVRVGLEGYECDCTRTGYFGTNCTSPELWTRLHNLLKPSPAFYHFVLTHFRWFWDIINSTFIRDTLMRLVLTVRANLIPSPPTFNSNYGYISWEAYANVSYYTRILPPVPDDCPTPMGTKGKRQLPDAQLLAERFLLRHKFEADPRGTNLMFAFFAQHFTHQFFKTSGKMGRGFTKALGHGVDLGHLYGDNLQRQHQLRLFRDGKLKFQVVDGEVYPPSVTEAPVHMVYPPAVPKEKQLAMGQEVFGLLPGLCMYATLWLREHNRVCDILKREHPTWSDEQLFQTARLILIGETIKIVIEDYVQHLSGYFLSLKFDPELLFGRQFQYRNRIAVEFNQLYHWHGLMPDSFVIQGEEYSYEQFLYNTSMLLDYGVEALVESFSKQTAGMIGGGQTINANVLKVAVGVIMESRQLRLQPFNEYRKRFGMKPYKSFQELTGEEEKAAELEELYGDIDAMEFYPGLLLEKPQPNGIFGESMVEIGAPFSLKGLLGNPICSPEYWKPSTFGGATGFEIVKTASLEKLVCLNVKRCPYVAFRVPDAAAGGTAGSSRGGGGGPSTEL; this is translated from the exons ATGGGCGGTGGGTGCCGGCCCCGGGCCCCCCCGGCCGGGCTGCGGCTTCTGCTCGGCCCCGCGCTGCTGCTCTGCGCCGCCGGGAGCGCCGCGGCcgccggcaccg TGAACCCGTGTTGCTATTACCCCTGCCAGCACCAAGGGGTGTGTGTGCGGGTTGGCCTGGAAGGCTATGAGTGTGACTGCACGCGGACGGGGTATTTTGGGACTAACTGCACCTCGC CCGAGCTCTGGACGCGCCTCCACAACCTGCTGAAGCCCAGTCCCGCCTTCTACCACTTCGTCCTGACTCACTTCAGGTGGTTTTGGGACATCATCAACAGCACCTTCATCAGGGACACGCTGATGAGGCTCGTGCTCACAG TTCGTGCCAACCtcatccccagcccccccacctTTAACTCCAACTACGGCTACATCAGCTGGGAGGCCTACGCCAACGTCAGCTACTACACCCGCATCCTCCCGCCGGTGCCGGACGACTGCCCCACACCCATGGGGACCAAAG GGAAGCGGCAGCTCCCCGACGCCCAGCTCCTGGCGGAGAGGTTCCTGCTGCGGCACAAGTTCGAAGCCGATCCCCGGGGCACCAACCTGATGTTTGCCTTCTTCGCCCAGCATTTCACCCACCAGTTCTTCAAGACGTCCGGGAAGATGGGGCGAGGCTTCACCAAGGCGCTGGGGCACGGG GTGGACCTGGGGCACTTGTACGGGGACAACCTGCAGCGCCAGCACCAGCTGCGGCTCTTCAGGGACGGGAAGCTCAAATTCCAG GTGGTGGATGGAGAGGTGTACCCCCCCTCGGTCACCGAAGCGCCGGTGCACATGGTGTACCCGCCTGCCGTCCCCAAGGAGAAGCAGCTGGCGATGGGTCAGGAGGTGTTCGGGCTCCTGCCGGGGCTCTGCATGTACGCCACGCTCTGGCTGCGCGAGCACAACCGCGTCTGCGACATCCTGAAGCGGGAGCACCCCACCTGGAGCGACGAGCAGCTCTTCCAGACAGCTCGGCTCATCCTCATCG GGGAGACCATCAAGATCGTCATTGAAGACTACGTGCAGCACCTCAGCGGGTACTTCCTCAGCCTCAAGTTCGACCCCGAGCTGCTGTTCGGGAGGCAGTTCCAGTACCGGAATCGCATCGCGGTGGAGTTCAACCAGCTCTATCACTGGCACGGGCTGATGCCGGACTCCTTCGTCATCCAGGGGGAAGAGTACAGCTACGAGCAGTTTCTCTACAACACCTCCATGCTCCTGGACTATGGCGTGGAGGCCCTGGTGGAGTCCTTTTCCAAGCAGACCGCAGGGATG ATCGGCGGGGGGCAAACCATCAACGCCAACGTCCTGAAAGTGGCCGTCGGGGTCATCATGGAGTCGCGGCAGCTGAGGCTGCAGCCCTTCAATGAGTATCGGAAGAGGTTTGGCATGAAGCCCTACAAATCCTTCCAGGAGCTCACAG gagaggaggagaaggctgcagagctggaggagctctATGGAGACATCGACGCGATGGAGTTTTACCCAGGCTTGCTGCTTGAGAAACCCCAACCCAACGGCATTTTCGGAGAAAGCATGGTGGAGATCGGAGCTCCCTTTTCCCTGAAGGGGCTTCTCGGAAACCCCATCTGCTCCCCGGAGTACTGGAAGCCCAGTACCTTTGGCGGAGCAACTGGCTTTGAGATAGTCAAGACAGCATCCCTGGAGAAGCTGGTGTGCCTCAACGTGAAGAGGTGCCCGTACGTGGCCTTCCGTGTGCCGGACGCCGCGGCAGGAGGCACGGCCGGCAGCAGCCGGGGCGGTGGTGGTGGGCCCTCTACGGAGCTCTAG